A genomic region of Oryza glaberrima chromosome 1, OglaRS2, whole genome shotgun sequence contains the following coding sequences:
- the LOC127760201 gene encoding uncharacterized protein LOC127760201 produces MARYYSEVDHCAEEMNRPPHAGGEHYAVRRESYEEVDEMARAGRGHHHGNGGGGGHLGYSGSRHGDAHLGGHREEHLVHGDEHRHGHGGERQYDSCTGQYYG; encoded by the coding sequence ATGGCGCGGTACTACTCGGAGGTGGACCACTGCGCGGAGGAGATGAACAGGCcgccgcacgccggcggcgagcactaCGCCGTCAGGAGGGAGTCGTACGAGGAGGTGGACGAGATGGCGCGCGCCGGCAGGGGGCACCAccacggcaacggcggcggcggcggccacctggGCTACAGCGGCAGCCGCCACGGTGATGCCCATCTGGGCGGCCACCGGGAGGAGCACCTCGTCCACGGTGACGAGCaccgccacggccacggcggcgagcgccagtACGACTCCTGCACCGGCCAGTACTACGGCTGA
- the LOC127765965 gene encoding uncharacterized protein LOC127765965 has product MDSGGTASPAGVAGDGAGGGGSVFRGDDAPKLLAALKEMKEGLDLVTGKVKALTRKVKKNQLPTADGIGYLEAKHHLLLSYCQDIVYYLLRKAKGLSVEGHPVVRSLVEIRLFLEKIRPIDKKMEYQIQKLTNAADSGAAQEKVLNAEAKSKDQPKDDEDLLKYRPNPDMMDTKIDPAGQDNDGIYRPPKFIAATMDDEDKRHKQASRKDKALVRMATESSYFKEIIDDAADRPEELKETAGDESREFTRYMRQRELQEKQEEELFTRAPLTKRDKQTEKRMRKELHGLRGLTDGFDLGINMFVDGDKDNDVGSTEPHFKSGGRRKHHKGKRKRH; this is encoded by the exons ATGGACAGCGGCGGCACTGCCAGTCctgccggcgtcgccggcgacggcgctggTGGCGGGGGTTCGGTCTTCCGCGGAGATGACGCGCCGAAGCTGCTCGCCGCGTTGAAGGAGATGAAAGAAGGGCTCGACCTCGTCACCGGCAAGGTCAAGGCGCTCACCCGCAAG GTCAAGAAGAACCAGCTGCCGACGGCGGATGGGATTGGGTACCTGGAGGCAAAGCACCACCTGCTGCTGAGCTACTGCCAGGACATCGTCTACTATCTCCTCCGCAAGGCGAAGGGGCTCTCGGTGGAAGGTCACCCCGTCGTGCGGAGCCTTGTCGAGATCAGGCTGTTCTTGGAGAAG ATTCGTCCCATAGACAAGAAGATGGAGTACCAAATCCAGAAGCTCACCAACGCCGCGGATAGCGGAGCTGCCCAGGAGAAGGTGCTAAATGCAGAAGCAAAGAGTAAGGATCAGCCTAAGGATGATGAAGACCTGCTGAAGTATCGGCCGAACCCTGATATGATGGACACTAAGATCGATCCTGCGGGGCAG GACAACGATGGCATCTATCGTCCACCAAAATTTATTGCTGCTACCATGGATGATGAGGATAAGCGCCATAAACAAGCTTCAAGGAAAGACAAAGCATTAGTGCGAATGGCTACAGAAAGCTCTTACTTCAAAGAGATTATTGATGACGCTGCTGATAGACCTGAAGAG TTAAAGGAAACAGCAGGTGATGAAAGCAGGGAATTTACAAGGTATATGCGGCAGAGAGAGTTGCAAGAGAAACAAGAAGAGGAGCTGTTCACTCGAGCTCCGCTGACAAAACGTGATAAGCAGACGGAGAAGCGGATGAGAAAAGAGCTTCATGG gcTACGGGGCCTAACAGATGGATTCGATCTTGGAATTAACATGTTCGTCGATGGAGACAAGGATAATGATGTCGGTTCAACCGAACCCCATTTCAAGAGCGGAGGTCGGAGAAAACACCATAAAGGCAAGAGGAAGAGGCATTAG
- the LOC127754503 gene encoding uncharacterized protein LOC127754503 — protein MAHYQEVDYCSEEVRSVTPTGGFLGRGGVQQQHVVKETFQEIDRSGSGRHHHNHNHNHGNDYLMVRETKVEEDFNTCTGEFRERKQSFLLKSD, from the coding sequence ATGGCTCACTACCAGGAGGTGGACTACTGCTCGGAGGAGGTGAGGTCGGTGACCCCCACCGGCGGCTtcctcggccgcggcggcgtgcagcagcagcacgtcGTCAAGGAGACGTTCCAGGAGATCGACAGGTCCGgctccggccgccaccaccacaaccACAACCACAACCACGGCAACGACTACCTGATGGTGCGCGAGACCAAGGTGGAGGAGGACTTCAACACCTGCACCGGCGAGTTCCGCGAGCGCAAGCAGAGCTTCCTGCTCAAGTCCGACTGA
- the LOC127760834 gene encoding glycine-rich cell wall structural protein 1.8-like gives MAMARRGNGGYQYGAYSYGYGYSKPQVNYHSQSSESVTTVVTKMDEMSVHENAVQKMSSSFREEKVYEQQGGAGGDVQVCRNGGAAAGAVQKHTYEEKKEEEVYEESNHGGGGGGCGGYARQHGAGGGQKHAAYQHEVLKGYESAGGGYAAARHNGAGAGGVKKQYSYREEEEYDAGGYARHNGGGVQKQYSSYRRDKEECDAAAGGGYGRHHGAGGGAVKQHATYKQHQAIEGVNGCGAGGYNYNRHQAVAVAGGGQHHYGGATAAAYGNASNKQHFTAAAAGHHSSGGHTQYHHQSYECEEEDSDEDDCEDDDESDDDDDDGHCPPSRQGSVHSYHQAAYQHEEKQHAGGRNHYHAYERHEEHGGGAQRYQKYESSTQVGYAGGGGGNGGCVRGNAKPCFRIMA, from the coding sequence atggcGATGGCTAGGCGCGGCAATGGCGGCTACCAGTACGGCGCCTACAGCTACGGCTACGGCTACAGCAAGCCGCAGGTGAACTACCACAGCCAGAGCTCCGAGAGCGTCACCACCGTCGTGACGAAGATGGACGAGATGAGCGTCCACGAGAACGCCGTGCAGAAGATGTCGTCGTCGTTCCGGGAGGAGAAGGTGTACGAGCagcagggcggcgccggcggcgacgtgcaGGTGTGCCGCAATGGCGGCGCTGCTGCAGGCGCCGTGCAGAAGCACACCTacgaggagaagaaggaggaggaggtgtacGAGGAGAGcaaccatggcggcggcggcggcggctgcggcggctacGCTCGCCagcacggcgccggcggtgggcaGAAGCACGCCGCGTACCAGCACGAAGTGTTGAAAGGGTACGAGAGCGCCGGCGGTGGGtacgccgccgctcgccacaacggcgccggcgccggcggcgtgaaGAAGCAGTACTCCTACCGCGAGGAAGAGGAGTACGACGCCGGTGGGTACGCTCgccacaacggcggcggcgtgcagaaGCAGTACTCCTCCTACCGCCGCGACAAAGAGGAGTGCGACGCCGCAGCCGGAGGAGGGTACGGCCGCCaccatggcgccggcggcggcgccgtgaaGCAGCACGCCACCTACAAGCAGCACCAGGCCATCGAGGGTGTCAacggctgcggcgccggcgggtacAACTACAACCGCCACCAAGCCGTCGCCGTGGCTGGCGGCGGGCAGCACCACTACGGTggcgccactgccgccgcgtATGGCAACGCCTCCAACAAGCAGCActtcactgccgccgccgccggccaccacagCAGCGGCGGCCATACCCAATACCACCACCAATCCTACGAATGCGAGGAGGAAGATTCCGACGAGGACGActgcgaggacgacgacgagagcgacgacgacgacgacgacggccactGCCCACCTAGCCGCCAAGGCAGCGTCCACAGCTACCACCAGGCGGCGTACCAGCACGAGGAGAAGCAGCACGCCGGCGGCCGCAACCACTACCATGCATACGAGCGCCAcgaggagcacggcggcggcgcgcaacGCTACCAGAAGTACGAGAGCTCCACCCAGGTGGGctacgccggcggcggcggcggcaacggcggatgCGTGCGTGGCAATGCCAAGCCATGTTTCCGAATCATGGCCTAA